AACAAAAAAGATAATATCTTTAGAAGATTAAATTGCCGAAAAGTTACCTGCATATGTTAGTTCTCCCTCATTCACTAAATTAAGTATTTGAGAAGGAACATCAGACTTATTTTGATAGAATAACAATGCAGGATATAGTGGTGTCACGCCAAATTGAGATAATTCCGAATGGTGGGAAAGTAAGAAACTAATGAACTCATAAGCTTCTGTAGCATCGGATGCTCCTTGAGGAACTGTTATATATAGATATACTGGATTACCATGAATATCTAATGATTGACCATTAACAGTTATAGGACATGTAAACTCACTATCCCATGCTGTTTCATTAGCATAGTAACCAAAACTTAACCAAGGTGGCAACGTTAGATACTCAAAGTGTTGCGAAATTGCATAAGACTCATACGAAAATACGAAGTCTAATCTTCCAGCCTCTAATGGTGCCACAAAATCAGCAGTTGTAGATGCTCCTTCAATATTGTGAGAAGAATTAGCTATGGATATATAGTAACTCTCACTATGAGTTGGTGAATATAATTTGCCAGCCATTTTCAATATCAAATACGCGTATAAACCTTCTGGATCGCTAGATGGATAAGATATGCCTAGACTAAAATGTTCGGATAGTAGAGTAAAGAAATTATTCCAATAAGTAGTAGAATTAGTTTTCATTGCCATAGTATAGTTAGAATATAATTCTCCCCAATATGGATTTTGTGTAGTATAGTTGCTATAAACTATTGACATATGATCAGATAGAAATGCTATTGCCCAGCCTGCAT
This genomic window from Acidianus manzaensis contains:
- a CDS encoding extracellular solute-binding protein; the encoded protein is MRNRKGITKIQGIIIAVIVIIAIVGIALVVIPKPTKVTPTTTTITSTTTTSITPPPTTSGILTIYVAGAYKAIFNQLASQFKNSTGITVKVVPGGSFSLASEIATTAEPPQLFVPVAYIQAVELQQSRDAGWAIAFLSDHMSIVYSNYTTQNPYWGELYSNYTMAMKTNSTTYWNNFFTLLSEHFSLGISYPSSDPEGLYAYLILKMAGKLYSPTHSESYYISIANSSHNIEGASTTADFVAPLEAGRLDFVFSYESYAISQHFEYLTLPPWLSFGYYANETAWDSEFTCPITVNGQSLDIHGNPVYLYITVPQGASDATEAYEFISFLLSHHSELSQFGVTPLYPALLFYQNKSDVPSQILNLVNEGELTYAGNFSAI